One window of Hylemonella gracilis genomic DNA carries:
- the dnaJ gene encoding molecular chaperone DnaJ, giving the protein MAKRDYYEVLGVAKGASEDDIKKAYRKLAMKHHPDRNQGEGAKAAEEKFKEAKEAYEMLTDAQKRAAYDQYGHAGVDPNMRGGTDSGFASGGFAEAFGDIFGDMFGQQRGARGGRQVYRGGDLSYAMEITLEEAARGKDAQIRIPSWDSCTTCSGTGAKPGTQVKTCTTCHGAGQVQMRQGFFSVQQTCPHCQGTGKIIPEPCPTCAGQGRIKRQKTLEVKIPAGIDDGMRIRSTGHGEPGINGGPPGDLYIEIRIKKHDIFERDGDDLHCTVPISIVTASLGGEIEVPTLQGKAAIDIPEGTQTGKQFRLRGKGIKDVRSSYPGDLYCHISVETPVKLTEAQRKLLRELDDLLKKGGAKHSPSQGGWADRLRSFFS; this is encoded by the coding sequence ATGGCAAAGCGTGACTATTACGAAGTCCTGGGTGTCGCCAAAGGCGCCAGCGAGGACGACATCAAGAAGGCCTATCGCAAGCTGGCGATGAAGCACCACCCTGACCGCAACCAGGGCGAAGGTGCCAAGGCGGCGGAGGAGAAGTTCAAGGAGGCCAAGGAAGCCTACGAGATGCTGACGGACGCGCAGAAACGCGCGGCCTATGATCAATACGGTCACGCAGGCGTTGATCCGAACATGCGCGGCGGCACGGACAGCGGCTTTGCCTCGGGAGGTTTCGCGGAAGCCTTTGGCGACATCTTCGGCGACATGTTCGGTCAGCAGCGTGGCGCGCGGGGCGGGCGGCAGGTCTACCGTGGTGGCGATCTGAGCTATGCCATGGAGATCACGCTTGAGGAGGCGGCACGCGGCAAGGACGCGCAGATCCGCATTCCGAGCTGGGACAGCTGCACCACCTGCAGCGGCACCGGCGCCAAGCCGGGCACCCAGGTCAAGACCTGCACCACCTGCCACGGTGCGGGTCAAGTGCAAATGCGCCAGGGCTTCTTCAGCGTTCAGCAGACCTGCCCGCACTGCCAGGGCACCGGCAAGATCATTCCTGAGCCCTGCCCCACCTGTGCTGGCCAGGGCCGCATCAAGCGCCAGAAGACGCTGGAGGTGAAGATCCCCGCCGGCATCGATGACGGCATGCGCATCCGCAGCACGGGCCATGGCGAACCCGGCATCAATGGCGGCCCACCGGGTGATCTGTACATCGAAATCCGGATCAAGAAGCATGACATCTTTGAACGCGATGGCGATGACCTGCACTGCACCGTGCCCATCAGCATCGTGACGGCGTCGCTGGGCGGCGAGATCGAGGTACCGACCTTGCAAGGCAAGGCGGCCATCGACATCCCCGAAGGCACTCAGACCGGCAAACAGTTCCGCCTGCGGGGCAAAGGCATCAAGGACGTGCGTTCCAGCTACCCGGGCGACCTCTATTGCCACATCAGCGTGGAGACGCCAGTCAAGCTCACCGAGGCCCAGCGCAAGCTGCTGCGCGAGCTGGACGATCTGCTGAAAAAAGGTGGCGCCAAGCATTCGCCCAGCCAGGGCGGCTGGGCCGATCGGTTGCGCAGCTTCTTTAGCTGA
- a CDS encoding phosphoethanolamine transferase domain-containing protein — MALRLFHVTEFAQSSISPAAQRSSWHPTTVLVLISFWITVAGNLPLWRELARAPEAALAGHGIFSLSLYFGLLCFTSLGLLLTVVNWAPLLKLVITVLLWLTALNTELLWTGQTALLLDAAHLHDNLGTLITHISRRPWWQHLLCLGLLAAVPTLWLWNINIRRVRLSRRFPQNLLMTLFWAMGLAAIWFIGRNSLLPVLQNTRWIDLLSPFNTLLSLVQ; from the coding sequence ATGGCTCTGCGGCTCTTTCACGTCACTGAATTCGCGCAATCGTCCATCTCTCCGGCGGCGCAACGCTCATCCTGGCACCCGACCACGGTGCTGGTACTCATCAGCTTTTGGATCACCGTGGCCGGCAATCTGCCCTTGTGGCGGGAGCTTGCCCGTGCGCCCGAAGCGGCTCTGGCGGGACACGGCATTTTTAGTCTGAGCCTCTATTTCGGCCTGCTCTGCTTCACATCCCTGGGGTTGCTGCTGACGGTGGTGAACTGGGCACCCCTGCTCAAGCTGGTCATCACCGTACTGCTGTGGCTGACCGCCCTCAACACGGAACTACTCTGGACGGGACAGACCGCCCTGCTGCTGGATGCGGCCCACCTGCATGACAACCTGGGCACGCTGATCACGCACATCAGCCGTCGTCCGTGGTGGCAACACCTCCTGTGCCTGGGTCTGCTGGCAGCCGTTCCGACGCTCTGGCTGTGGAACATCAACATCCGCCGAGTGCGCCTGAGCCGGAGGTTCCCACAAAACCTGTTGATGACCTTGTTCTGGGCCATGGGACTCGCCGCCATCTGGTTCATCGGTCGCAATTCGCTCCTGCCCGTACTGCAGAACACGCGCTGGATCGATCTGCTCAGCCCTTTCAATACCTTGCTCAGCTTGGTGCAGTGA
- a CDS encoding sensor domain-containing diguanylate cyclase: protein MDSSSHLQPPVPTAPLKLTVEAAVTAASSQPTLLQAIYDISPDGVLVVDEKGEVLSHNLPFLTIWNLSPRLARTDDPAPSIKGGADQTLLTRVLDQIQNPEAYLARVQQLYDHPEQADRCEITLKDGRTLERQSTVLRDGQQRYMGRAWFFRDITAQKQHEAELVRLARYDALTGAANRRYFLERADQECTRSRRHQLPLSLMLVDLDHFKQINDQYGHAYGDEALKQFSAVVRGRLRDSDLLARIGGEEFVILMPSTALAGATLLAERLRLAMADQPLPVIDHLLPVRFSAGVTQFQGDDLDIETCLKRADEAMYRAKQSGRDRVEAYA, encoded by the coding sequence TTGGATTCCAGTTCGCACCTACAGCCGCCTGTGCCTACGGCGCCACTGAAGCTGACCGTCGAGGCAGCCGTGACCGCGGCGAGCAGCCAACCCACACTGCTCCAGGCCATCTATGACATTTCGCCGGATGGCGTGCTGGTCGTGGACGAAAAGGGAGAGGTTCTGTCCCACAACCTCCCCTTCCTCACCATCTGGAACCTGAGCCCGCGCCTGGCGCGAACGGACGACCCGGCCCCCTCGATCAAGGGCGGCGCCGACCAGACCCTGCTGACGCGGGTGCTGGACCAGATCCAGAACCCCGAGGCCTACCTGGCACGCGTTCAACAGCTGTACGACCACCCGGAACAGGCCGACCGTTGCGAGATCACCCTCAAGGACGGTCGCACCCTGGAACGTCAATCCACCGTGCTGCGCGATGGCCAGCAGCGCTACATGGGCCGGGCCTGGTTCTTCCGTGACATCACCGCGCAGAAGCAGCACGAGGCCGAATTGGTCCGACTCGCGCGTTACGACGCACTCACCGGCGCGGCCAACCGACGCTATTTCCTGGAACGCGCCGACCAGGAATGCACGCGCAGCCGCCGGCATCAGCTTCCCCTTTCCCTGATGCTGGTGGACCTGGATCACTTCAAGCAAATCAACGACCAGTACGGCCACGCCTATGGTGACGAAGCCCTCAAGCAGTTCAGCGCCGTGGTGCGCGGCCGCTTGCGTGACAGCGACTTGCTCGCGCGCATCGGTGGTGAGGAGTTCGTGATCCTCATGCCCAGCACGGCGCTGGCTGGCGCCACGCTGCTGGCCGAACGCCTGCGCTTGGCCATGGCGGACCAGCCCTTGCCCGTCATCGACCACCTGCTGCCGGTACGTTTCAGCGCGGGCGTGACCCAGTTCCAGGGCGACGACCTCGACATCGAGACTTGCCTGAAACGCGCGGACGAGGCTATGTACCGGGCCAAGCAATCCGGCAGGGACCGCGTCGAAGCCTACGCCTGA
- a CDS encoding GbsR/MarR family transcriptional regulator, with product MPDKQPLAPLSRQFVSHFGEMGSRWGINRTVGQIYALIFISQRPLNADDIAETLEFSRSNVSMGLKELQAWRLVYLRHQPGDRREYFEAPADVWEIFRVLAEERRRREIEPTLSMLRMALLEEPGSEAERHAQERMRQMHELIDRLMTWFDDVQKLSNETALQLMGMGSAVTKVLEFKDRVTGRAPRRDPDNRRK from the coding sequence ATGCCCGACAAGCAACCCCTCGCACCGCTCTCACGGCAGTTCGTCTCGCATTTCGGCGAAATGGGCAGTCGCTGGGGCATCAACCGCACGGTGGGCCAGATCTATGCGCTCATCTTCATTTCTCAACGCCCGCTGAATGCGGACGACATCGCCGAGACGCTGGAGTTTTCCCGCTCGAACGTGAGCATGGGCTTGAAGGAACTGCAAGCCTGGCGGCTGGTCTACCTTCGCCATCAGCCCGGGGATCGTCGCGAATACTTCGAGGCGCCAGCCGATGTCTGGGAAATCTTCCGCGTGCTGGCCGAGGAGCGCCGCCGCCGGGAGATCGAGCCCACGCTGTCCATGCTGCGCATGGCCCTGCTGGAAGAGCCCGGCAGCGAGGCCGAACGCCACGCCCAGGAACGCATGCGCCAAATGCACGAGCTGATCGACCGGCTCATGACCTGGTTTGACGACGTGCAGAAACTGAGCAACGAAACCGCGCTGCAGCTCATGGGCATGGGCAGCGCCGTGACCAAGGTGCTCGAATTCAAGGACCGCGTGACGGGACGTGCGCCCCGACGTGATCCGGACAACCGGAGGAAATGA
- a CDS encoding cytochrome ubiquinol oxidase subunit I: MDALLASRIQFAANISFHILFPTITIALCWLLLFFRIRQSLATRREGAESANALAWEQAYFFWTKVFALTFALGVVSGITMSFQFGTNWPGFMERTGNIAGPLLGYEVLTAFFLEATFLGIMLFGRGRVSERTHFIATLLVALGTTLSAFWILALNSWMQTPAGYTLIDGRFHAQDWWSIVFNPSFPYRLGHKLLASALTASFLMAGLSAWQLLRRTATPGTHKALRTAIVTAAVAIPLQIWMGDLHGLNTLAHQPAKIAAIEGIWHTERGAPLTLLGWPSEKEGRTLYAVQIPKGASLILAHDANAELQGLEAFPGQHPPVAPVFWSFRVMVGLGLLMLAVAWLSAWKLYRVGSAGLPRYWLWTLAAMTFSGWVATLAGWYVTEIGRQPWIVYGLLRTADVVADHATGMVATTLVAYLLVYALLLLAYVGVLKYMAEHPAPASPPPGATQPAVARTQQA, translated from the coding sequence ATGGACGCCCTGCTCGCCTCGCGCATACAGTTTGCAGCCAACATCAGCTTTCACATTCTTTTTCCGACCATCACCATCGCCTTGTGCTGGCTGTTGCTGTTCTTCCGCATCCGCCAGTCCCTCGCCACCCGGCGCGAGGGCGCCGAGAGCGCGAACGCACTGGCCTGGGAGCAGGCCTATTTCTTCTGGACCAAGGTCTTCGCCCTGACCTTCGCGCTGGGCGTGGTCTCGGGCATCACCATGAGTTTCCAGTTCGGCACCAACTGGCCCGGTTTCATGGAGCGCACCGGCAACATCGCTGGGCCTCTGCTGGGTTATGAGGTGCTCACGGCCTTTTTCCTTGAAGCCACTTTCCTGGGCATCATGCTGTTCGGGCGAGGCAGGGTCTCGGAACGCACGCATTTCATCGCCACGCTGCTGGTGGCGCTGGGCACCACGCTGTCGGCCTTCTGGATCCTGGCGCTCAATTCCTGGATGCAGACCCCTGCAGGCTACACCCTCATCGATGGCCGTTTCCACGCACAGGACTGGTGGTCCATCGTCTTCAATCCTTCGTTCCCCTACCGCCTGGGCCACAAGCTGCTCGCCTCGGCGCTGACGGCCTCCTTTCTGATGGCCGGACTGAGCGCCTGGCAACTGCTGCGCCGCACGGCCACGCCGGGCACGCACAAAGCCCTGCGCACGGCCATCGTGACGGCGGCCGTCGCCATCCCGTTGCAGATCTGGATGGGGGACCTGCACGGCCTCAACACCCTGGCCCACCAACCCGCCAAGATCGCCGCCATCGAAGGCATTTGGCACACCGAACGCGGCGCGCCCCTCACCTTGTTGGGCTGGCCCAGCGAAAAGGAAGGCCGCACCTTGTACGCCGTGCAGATTCCCAAGGGAGCCAGCCTCATCCTCGCGCATGACGCCAACGCAGAACTGCAGGGTCTGGAGGCCTTCCCCGGCCAACACCCGCCGGTGGCCCCGGTCTTCTGGAGCTTCCGCGTGATGGTCGGCCTGGGCCTGCTGATGCTGGCCGTGGCCTGGCTCTCGGCCTGGAAGCTGTATCGGGTCGGCAGCGCCGGGCTGCCCCGCTACTGGCTCTGGACGCTGGCGGCCATGACCTTCTCCGGCTGGGTGGCCACGCTGGCGGGCTGGTACGTGACCGAGATCGGTCGCCAACCCTGGATCGTCTACGGCCTGCTGCGCACGGCCGACGTCGTGGCCGACCACGCCACGGGCATGGTCGCGACCACGCTGGTGGCCTATCTGCTGGTCTACGCCCTGCTGCTGCTGGCCTACGTCGGTGTTCTGAAGTACATGGCCGAACACCCTGCCCCCGCTTCCCCCCCGCCCGGCGCAACGCAACCCGCCGTGGCCCGAACACAACAAGCCTGA
- a CDS encoding cytochrome d ubiquinol oxidase subunit II — protein MGLPLNWATVLPLIFMAVMGLALLVYVVLDGYDLGVGLLLPFANDAEKDLMVSSIGPFWDANETWLVLGVGVLLVAFPLAHGIVLSALYLPVALMLIGLILRGVAFDFRVKAPAGHKTLWNRLFALGSLLASLAQGWMLGSYLTGFDTAPFALLFSVGIAITLPTAYALLGAGWLLMKTEGELRMRAMAWGRRVFWPMAAALGAISLATPLASPAVYAKWFVLPEFFALLPIPLASAAALAAAWLVLHRPRVVEAGYGWIVFVATVIVFVLAFFGLAYSLYPYIVVDRLTVWQAASATESLVVLLIGVAITLPAIIAYTIFMYRVFWGRAGALSYGPSTGA, from the coding sequence ATGGGTCTGCCGCTGAACTGGGCCACTGTGCTCCCCTTGATCTTCATGGCCGTGATGGGTCTGGCGCTGCTGGTCTACGTCGTGCTCGACGGCTACGACCTCGGGGTCGGCTTGTTGCTGCCCTTCGCCAACGATGCCGAGAAAGACTTGATGGTGTCGAGCATCGGCCCGTTCTGGGACGCGAACGAAACCTGGCTGGTGCTGGGCGTGGGGGTGCTGCTGGTGGCCTTTCCCTTGGCCCACGGCATCGTGCTCTCGGCGCTGTACCTGCCGGTGGCGCTGATGCTGATCGGCCTGATCCTGCGCGGCGTGGCCTTCGATTTCCGGGTCAAGGCACCCGCCGGCCACAAGACGCTGTGGAACCGCCTGTTCGCGCTGGGCTCTCTGCTGGCTTCGCTGGCCCAAGGCTGGATGCTGGGCAGCTACCTGACCGGCTTCGACACCGCTCCCTTCGCCTTGCTGTTCTCGGTCGGCATCGCCATCACGCTGCCCACGGCCTATGCCCTGCTGGGCGCCGGCTGGCTGCTGATGAAGACCGAAGGCGAATTGCGCATGCGCGCCATGGCCTGGGGCCGGCGTGTGTTCTGGCCCATGGCCGCGGCCCTGGGCGCGATTTCCCTCGCCACGCCGCTGGCGAGTCCGGCGGTCTATGCCAAGTGGTTCGTGCTGCCTGAGTTCTTCGCCCTGCTGCCCATCCCGCTGGCCAGCGCCGCCGCTCTGGCCGCGGCCTGGCTGGTGCTGCACCGCCCGCGCGTGGTGGAGGCCGGTTACGGCTGGATTGTCTTCGTCGCCACCGTCATCGTCTTCGTACTGGCCTTCTTCGGTCTGGCCTACAGCCTCTACCCCTACATCGTGGTGGACCGGCTGACGGTCTGGCAGGCGGCGAGCGCGACCGAGTCGCTGGTAGTCCTGCTGATCGGTGTTGCCATCACCCTGCCCGCCATCATCGCTTACACCATCTTCATGTACCGTGTGTTCTGGGGACGGGCGGGCGCCTTGAGCTACGGCCCGTCGACCGGGGCGTGA
- a CDS encoding MFS transporter: protein MTPPALNVVARRNMTLLIAAQSLGAASAPIIISLGGIVGQMLASRPALATLPVSLYNLGLALSTLPAAFLMRRLGRRAAYVLGALVAVLSAGVAATGIVQGSFLLFCLGTALAGYYGANVQSYRFAAADAVAPSQRAQAISLIMIGGLLAAIIGPQTVIWTREAWPGAPFAGSFVAQAALALLALPLLLALRMPRGLATTSASGASGDVARSVVEVARNPRFIVAVSAGVVSYGLMAFIMTAAPMAMVGCGHTVGEAALGIQWHVLAMFAPSFFTGRLIVRFGKTQVTAAGLLLIAASGLLALAGLELLHFWGSLVLLGLGWNFGFVGATALLTDAYRQDNPSERARVQAFNDFLMFGVVALASFGSGSLLGSAGWNVINALMLPLIAIALALLAWGARVNRESSRSA from the coding sequence ATGACCCCGCCTGCCTTGAACGTCGTCGCGCGCCGCAACATGACCTTGCTGATCGCCGCGCAGTCCCTGGGCGCCGCTTCGGCGCCCATCATCATTTCTCTCGGAGGGATCGTGGGACAGATGCTGGCCAGCCGTCCCGCCTTGGCCACCTTGCCGGTGAGTCTCTACAACCTAGGGCTGGCCTTGTCGACCTTGCCCGCGGCCTTCCTGATGCGCCGCCTGGGGCGACGCGCGGCTTATGTGCTGGGTGCGCTCGTGGCGGTGCTGTCTGCGGGCGTGGCCGCGACGGGAATCGTGCAAGGCAGTTTTCTGCTGTTCTGCCTGGGCACGGCCCTCGCAGGCTATTACGGAGCCAATGTGCAGAGCTACCGCTTCGCGGCGGCCGATGCCGTGGCGCCATCACAACGTGCCCAGGCCATCTCGCTCATCATGATCGGAGGCCTGCTGGCCGCCATCATCGGACCGCAGACCGTGATCTGGACGCGCGAGGCCTGGCCTGGCGCGCCCTTCGCGGGCAGCTTCGTGGCGCAGGCCGCGCTGGCACTGCTGGCCTTGCCTCTGTTGCTGGCGCTGCGCATGCCACGGGGTCTGGCGACCACTTCCGCAAGCGGGGCGTCAGGCGATGTCGCGAGGTCGGTGGTAGAGGTCGCGCGCAACCCGCGTTTCATCGTGGCCGTCTCGGCCGGCGTGGTGTCCTACGGTTTGATGGCCTTCATCATGACGGCGGCGCCCATGGCCATGGTGGGTTGCGGCCACACCGTGGGCGAGGCGGCGCTGGGCATCCAGTGGCATGTGCTGGCCATGTTCGCGCCCAGTTTTTTCACGGGGCGCCTGATCGTGCGCTTTGGCAAGACCCAGGTCACCGCGGCAGGCCTGCTCTTGATTGCAGCGTCTGGGCTGCTCGCGCTGGCCGGACTGGAGTTGCTGCACTTCTGGGGCTCGCTGGTGCTGCTGGGCCTGGGCTGGAACTTCGGCTTTGTCGGCGCCACGGCGCTGCTCACGGATGCATACCGCCAGGACAATCCGTCTGAACGGGCCAGGGTGCAGGCCTTCAACGATTTTCTGATGTTCGGCGTGGTGGCCCTGGCCTCCTTTGGCTCGGGCAGTCTGTTGGGCAGCGCGGGCTGGAATGTCATCAATGCCCTGATGCTGCCCTTGATCGCCATCGCGCTGGCCCTGTTGGCCTGGGGTGCCCGCGTGAACCGGGAGTCGTCCCGCTCGGCCTGA
- a CDS encoding MBL fold metallo-hydrolase: protein MQASVVIQPFFDEATHTITYLVSDPETRQAAVIDPVLDYDPRSGKVSTGSADRVLAAAHEGGLQIIWILETHAHADHLSAAPYVQRHTRAPVAMGEHITQVQAIFRDVFNLNDVSGDGREFDHLFRDGETFALGGLTVEVLHTPGHTPACVSYRIGDAVFVGDTLFMPDYGTARADFPGGDAAVLYRSIQRLLALAPTTRLFMCHDYLAPGRDVRAWESTVAEQRARNIHVHVGVSEAQFVALRRRRDATLAAPTLLLPSIQVNIRAGRLPAAEDNGVSYLKIPLKLPA from the coding sequence ATGCAAGCCAGCGTTGTCATCCAGCCTTTCTTTGACGAGGCCACCCACACCATCACCTACCTGGTCTCCGATCCGGAGACGAGACAGGCCGCCGTGATCGATCCCGTGCTGGATTACGACCCCCGCAGCGGCAAGGTGTCCACGGGGTCGGCCGACCGCGTGCTGGCCGCCGCGCATGAAGGGGGACTGCAGATCATCTGGATCCTCGAAACCCATGCGCACGCCGATCACCTCAGCGCCGCGCCGTATGTGCAGCGGCACACGCGTGCGCCAGTGGCCATGGGCGAGCACATCACCCAGGTGCAGGCCATCTTCCGGGACGTTTTCAATCTGAACGACGTGTCGGGCGATGGCCGCGAGTTCGACCACCTGTTCCGCGACGGTGAAACCTTCGCGCTGGGGGGGCTGACGGTGGAAGTACTGCACACCCCGGGCCATACCCCGGCCTGCGTGTCCTACCGGATTGGCGATGCCGTGTTCGTGGGCGACACTTTGTTCATGCCGGACTACGGCACCGCGCGGGCGGACTTCCCGGGGGGTGACGCGGCCGTGCTGTACCGGTCGATCCAGCGCCTGTTGGCACTGGCGCCCACGACGCGGCTCTTCATGTGCCACGACTACCTCGCGCCTGGGCGCGACGTCCGAGCCTGGGAGAGCACCGTGGCTGAGCAGCGCGCGCGCAACATCCATGTGCACGTCGGCGTGAGCGAGGCGCAATTCGTGGCCCTGCGTCGACGGCGCGATGCCACGCTCGCCGCGCCGACCCTGCTGCTGCCGTCCATCCAGGTCAACATCCGGGCGGGCCGCCTGCCCGCCGCCGAGGACAATGGCGTGTCTTACCTCAAAATCCCTCTGAAGCTGCCTGCATGA
- a CDS encoding YgaP family membrane protein, protein MTSWRLVRIIAGLFVLLSLALGVPGSPLFLSAWWLAFTAFVGLNLLQSGLTQWCLMESILRRFGVRGGC, encoded by the coding sequence ATGACTTCCTGGCGCCTCGTTCGCATCATTGCCGGATTATTCGTTCTGCTGTCCCTGGCACTGGGTGTGCCTGGCAGCCCCCTGTTCCTCAGTGCCTGGTGGCTTGCGTTCACCGCCTTCGTCGGCTTGAACCTGCTGCAAAGCGGATTGACCCAGTGGTGCCTGATGGAGTCCATCCTGCGCCGTTTCGGCGTGCGCGGTGGCTGCTGA